The genomic stretch GGATATTCTCACCAGCGAGCCCTTGCGGGTACCCTTTGCCGTTCCATTTCTCGTGGTGGGAAACGGCGATCTCCTCTGCAACCTGGAGTATTTCCGACTTTGAATACGCCAAGAGATTCGCCCCTATAGTTGAGTGAGTCTTCATGATTTCGAACTCTTCATCGGTTAATTTGCCCGGCTTCATCAGTATGCTATCTGGAATCTCGATTTTTCCCACATCGTGCATGGGAGACGCATATAAGATATTTTGAACCTCATTCGCCGATAACCCAATTTTTTCGGCGATCAAAGAGCTGTAGCGGCCCATGCGCATGATGTGATCTCCTGTGTCTTCATATTTCTTTTTTTCATCGTATTATGAT from Nitrospinota bacterium encodes the following:
- a CDS encoding HD domain-containing phosphohydrolase codes for the protein MRMGRYSSLIAEKIGLSANEVQNILYASPMHDVGKIEIPDSILMKPGKLTDEEFEIMKTHSTIGANLLAYSKSEILQVAEEIAVSHHEKWNGKGYPQGLAGENIPLVGRIVGLADVFDALTSKAPTRILFQWRRP